In Streptomyces chartreusis NRRL 3882, the following are encoded in one genomic region:
- a CDS encoding class I SAM-dependent methyltransferase → MTSTAAPTARHWAERWDRQQEAFLPEREEQFTAIIDAVEEISGRPDPLVLDLGCGPGSIGVRLLARVPDATVVSVDADPLLLELGRAAHGGVRGLHFVDADLRSPGWVDRLGLERQADAVVSSTALHWLDPATLVAVYTAMTKVLRPGGILLNCDELERDREASPVLSRLDRSLLRREYARRFPEGRGDGWYEWWEQVQAEPAFADAVAERRRRGYDGENHSDLSAGFGIHLDALGQAGFAEVGTIWQRGEVRLLCGVTDSPDNALAFDDPGTHNHAAGAHP, encoded by the coding sequence ATGACCTCCACCGCCGCACCGACGGCACGCCACTGGGCCGAGCGCTGGGACCGCCAGCAGGAGGCCTTCCTGCCCGAGCGCGAGGAACAGTTCACCGCGATCATCGACGCCGTCGAGGAGATCAGCGGCCGCCCGGATCCGCTCGTCCTCGACCTCGGATGCGGGCCGGGGTCCATCGGAGTACGGCTGCTGGCGCGCGTCCCGGACGCGACGGTGGTCTCCGTGGACGCCGACCCGCTGCTGCTGGAACTCGGCCGGGCCGCCCACGGCGGCGTGCGCGGGCTGCACTTCGTCGACGCCGACCTGCGGTCCCCCGGCTGGGTGGACCGGCTCGGTCTGGAGCGGCAGGCCGACGCCGTGGTGAGCAGCACCGCGCTGCACTGGCTGGACCCCGCGACGCTGGTCGCGGTCTACACGGCGATGACCAAGGTGCTGCGCCCGGGAGGCATCCTCCTCAACTGCGACGAGCTGGAACGGGACCGCGAGGCCTCCCCGGTCCTGTCGCGGCTCGACCGTTCCCTGCTCCGCCGCGAGTACGCCCGCCGCTTCCCGGAGGGACGCGGGGACGGCTGGTACGAGTGGTGGGAACAGGTACAGGCCGAGCCGGCGTTCGCCGACGCCGTGGCCGAGCGCAGGCGTCGTGGCTACGACGGGGAGAACCACTCGGACCTGTCCGCCGGGTTCGGCATCCACCTCGACGCGCTCGGGCAGGCCGGGTTCGCGGAGGTCGGCACGATCTGGCAGCGCGGCGAAGTGCGTCTGCTGTGCGGAGTGACCGACTCGCCCGACAACGCCCTGGCGTTCGACGACCCCGGCACCCACAACCACGCCGCGGGAGCACACCCGTGA
- a CDS encoding cysteine hydrolase family protein → MTTDVMRPLGPTAANSWQASGAHVDLRRPVPAPRPVTVPAAPQRLTLDLARCALVVVDMQNDFCSPRGWLASIGLDVSGADRLIASIAGTLPALRDAGVPVIWLNWGSRPDRVNIPPNVLHAYDLAGTGGGIGSVLPGGDSPVLEEGSWGAAVVDGLEPDARDIRITKHRMSGFFDTPLDSVLRNLRVDTLLFAGVNADQCVLATLTDAACLGYDAVLLEDCVGTTSPDFCLRATLYNVERCFGFVARGSRLVAALDTPDGDPA, encoded by the coding sequence GTGACCACGGACGTCATGCGGCCGCTCGGCCCCACCGCCGCCAACAGCTGGCAGGCCTCGGGGGCGCACGTGGACCTGCGGCGTCCGGTGCCCGCGCCGCGCCCGGTGACGGTGCCCGCCGCGCCCCAGCGGCTCACGCTCGACCTGGCGCGCTGCGCCCTGGTCGTCGTCGACATGCAGAACGACTTCTGTTCGCCCCGGGGCTGGCTGGCCTCCATCGGCCTGGACGTCTCCGGCGCGGACCGGCTCATCGCCTCCATCGCCGGGACGCTCCCGGCCCTGCGGGACGCCGGAGTTCCGGTGATCTGGCTGAACTGGGGCAGCCGCCCGGACCGCGTCAACATCCCGCCCAACGTGCTGCACGCCTACGACCTGGCGGGCACGGGCGGCGGCATCGGGTCGGTGCTGCCGGGCGGCGACAGCCCGGTGCTGGAGGAGGGCAGTTGGGGCGCCGCGGTGGTGGACGGCCTGGAACCGGACGCGCGGGACATCCGGATCACCAAGCACCGCATGAGCGGTTTCTTCGACACCCCGCTCGACTCCGTGCTGCGCAACCTCCGTGTGGACACGCTGCTGTTCGCGGGGGTCAACGCCGACCAGTGCGTGCTGGCGACCCTGACGGACGCCGCGTGCCTCGGGTACGACGCGGTGCTGCTGGAGGACTGCGTCGGCACCACCTCCCCCGATTTCTGCCTGCGGGCCACCCTCTACAACGTCGAGCGCTGCTTCGGATTCGTGGCGCGCGGCAGCCGGCTCGTGGCAGCTCTGGACACCCCGGACGGTGACCCGGCGTAG
- a CDS encoding MFS transporter produces the protein MTAPDGAGAGVATLRPARMIRQTRAVYFLTSYPLTSWFSETARVHDRFTVSDGAWGVLLMTAPAVTLVTARAYPRLVPRRLAHRALALALAGMTVTVFGIGLCSSVPLLCCLLVLLGVANAVLQVEGNSRAHLIESLTGRRVFASCHGCYSLGVLAAGLTAFVVSAWRLPAVVHFWVVLLVGVTGLFALRIGPLAEPAADGSGAGPDTAPADPVGVRFSMPVLMALSFVLLGMEAAVNAWHGTLVDEGLGFDGYSGAVYAAYALGGIAIRFTGDLVRARWGTLAAFVVAGPLASLLLFAALAGRQRLLVLAAFLVLGVAQGIAYPDVLKLAAEREPGEAASHVARVVTAGTVGVLLANPLMGWVCDRFSVVGAYAGLGVLLFVTAGWTTVRYVLARRT, from the coding sequence GTGACTGCGCCGGACGGCGCCGGGGCGGGTGTCGCGACGCTCCGGCCGGCCCGGATGATCCGGCAGACCAGGGCGGTCTACTTCCTGACCAGTTATCCGCTGACCTCCTGGTTCAGCGAGACGGCCCGGGTGCACGACCGGTTCACGGTGAGCGACGGCGCCTGGGGCGTGCTGCTCATGACGGCACCGGCCGTCACCCTGGTCACGGCCCGGGCCTACCCCCGGCTGGTTCCGCGGCGGCTCGCCCACCGGGCCCTCGCACTGGCCCTGGCGGGCATGACCGTGACCGTCTTCGGCATCGGCCTGTGCTCCTCGGTGCCACTGCTCTGCTGCCTGCTGGTGCTGCTCGGGGTGGCCAACGCCGTGCTCCAGGTGGAGGGCAACAGCCGGGCCCATCTGATCGAGTCGCTGACCGGACGCCGGGTGTTCGCGTCCTGCCACGGCTGCTACTCGCTCGGCGTGCTCGCCGCGGGCCTGACCGCGTTCGTGGTCTCGGCCTGGCGGCTGCCGGCCGTCGTGCACTTCTGGGTGGTCCTGCTCGTCGGGGTCACGGGGCTGTTCGCCCTGCGCATCGGGCCGCTGGCGGAACCGGCCGCGGACGGGTCCGGGGCCGGGCCGGACACGGCACCGGCGGATCCGGTGGGAGTGCGCTTCTCCATGCCCGTCCTGATGGCGCTGTCCTTCGTGCTGCTGGGGATGGAGGCCGCCGTCAACGCCTGGCACGGCACGCTCGTCGACGAGGGCCTCGGCTTCGACGGCTACTCGGGCGCCGTCTACGCGGCCTACGCCCTGGGCGGCATCGCGATCCGCTTCACCGGCGACCTGGTCAGGGCCCGATGGGGGACGCTGGCCGCGTTCGTGGTGGCCGGCCCGCTCGCCTCGCTGCTGCTGTTCGCCGCGCTGGCGGGACGGCAGCGCCTCCTCGTGCTGGCCGCCTTCCTGGTGCTGGGGGTGGCGCAGGGGATCGCCTATCCGGACGTCCTCAAACTGGCCGCCGAACGGGAGCCGGGCGAGGCCGCGAGCCACGTGGCACGCGTGGTCACCGCCGGCACGGTGGGCGTGCTGCTGGCCAACCCCCTGATGGGCTGGGTCTGCGACCGCTTCTCGGTCGTCGGCGCCTACGCCGGCCTGGGCGTGCTGCTCTTCGTCACCGCCGGCTGGACCACCGTCCGTTACGTCCTGGCCCGTCGCACATGA
- a CDS encoding glycosyltransferase, which translates to MGKALVVTSIDGLATVECGIASVVHWFFEEIDAIVEKVPRLLRQDWSLYAISPRIDAACSDFSPRVHALVSSACAEHGGEFLWAEVDDPSSLRAVWSLGDPRRWERMCASVAGQVRALAERHDQVTVLAHGIMLAPLRDCLRDLDRVQIVFVPHTLGPVFQDQVVSDRAVFEKRGFDAMAEFAQDRIGCIGPYFEEILRTGYGRTSAQLAPFVNGIPAGSFRFPAEVPAARRREHLERAGVPLDKRLVFSWGRCAWQKGFDALIPAWSDFRERSSDDWHCVLLMPQEVSAPEYVALLDEQLAHVPSGSCTVIRRFDPLLPYYLLREEALEIVVFASRFEGAPLSLLETLRFGSPGLRIAWHDIPSLAQFLQGAGPTFRFGSLERADMVESLLRARDSEGVTLPESRVQSFADNTARGLRDVLRWWT; encoded by the coding sequence GTGGGCAAGGCTCTCGTGGTCACCTCCATCGACGGGCTCGCGACCGTCGAGTGCGGCATCGCCAGCGTCGTTCACTGGTTCTTCGAGGAGATCGACGCCATCGTCGAGAAGGTGCCGCGTCTGCTGCGGCAGGACTGGTCGCTGTACGCGATCAGCCCGCGCATCGATGCAGCCTGCTCCGACTTCTCCCCCCGTGTGCACGCCTTGGTGTCCTCGGCCTGCGCGGAGCACGGCGGCGAGTTCCTGTGGGCCGAGGTCGACGACCCGTCGAGCCTGCGAGCGGTGTGGTCCCTCGGCGATCCGCGGCGCTGGGAGCGCATGTGCGCCTCGGTCGCCGGGCAGGTCCGCGCCCTGGCCGAGCGCCACGACCAGGTGACCGTGCTCGCGCACGGCATCATGCTGGCTCCGCTGCGGGACTGTCTGCGCGACCTCGACCGGGTGCAGATCGTCTTCGTGCCGCACACGCTGGGCCCGGTCTTCCAGGACCAGGTGGTGAGTGACCGGGCGGTCTTCGAGAAGCGCGGGTTCGACGCGATGGCCGAGTTCGCGCAGGACCGGATCGGTTGCATAGGGCCCTACTTCGAGGAGATTCTCCGCACCGGCTACGGCCGCACCTCGGCTCAGCTGGCGCCCTTCGTCAACGGCATTCCCGCCGGCTCGTTCCGCTTCCCCGCCGAGGTGCCCGCCGCGCGGCGCCGGGAGCACCTGGAGCGGGCCGGGGTGCCGCTGGACAAACGGCTGGTGTTCTCCTGGGGGCGGTGTGCCTGGCAGAAGGGGTTCGACGCCCTGATCCCCGCGTGGAGCGACTTCCGGGAGCGCTCGTCCGACGACTGGCACTGCGTGCTGCTGATGCCGCAGGAGGTGTCCGCGCCCGAGTACGTCGCGCTGCTCGACGAACAGCTCGCCCACGTGCCGTCCGGTTCCTGCACGGTGATCCGGCGTTTCGACCCCTTGCTGCCCTACTACCTCCTGCGCGAGGAGGCGTTGGAGATCGTCGTCTTCGCCTCCCGGTTCGAAGGGGCGCCGCTGAGCCTGCTGGAGACACTGCGCTTCGGTTCGCCCGGGCTGCGGATCGCCTGGCACGACATCCCCTCCCTCGCGCAGTTCCTTCAGGGGGCGGGGCCCACCTTCCGGTTCGGCTCGCTGGAGCGTGCGGACATGGTGGAGTCGCTGCTCCGGGCCAGGGACAGCGAGGGCGTGACGCTGCCCGAGTCGCGGGTGCAGTCCTTCGCCGACAACACGGCGCGGGGGCTGCGGGACGTGCTGCGCTGGTGGACGTGA
- a CDS encoding helix-turn-helix transcriptional regulator, whose amino-acid sequence MDAYGIPDSSILSPLTEPELAVYSYAVGQADIGAGESLPLDGFSGAELAAAVESLKRRRLLLPVQGAEGRYVAAPPDAAAEELVQPVMHRALLLRAAADRLRDTLSPVYDSGLERRLRRPLFEQLHDVAAVREQLNRFAAEARSEVLSSQPGGGRNEEVLREAITRDEALLRRGVRMRTLYQHTAQFSESTVAYVEMTTRLGAEVRTLGDGFMRMIAFDDEIAVIEQKGNPGGALVIREPSVVAFLVSAFQLLWGQGEPFPVNRGRDQAIHTSDKTKEDIIRLLVLGEPDKVIARRMGMSVRTCQRHIAKIMERIGARSRVHAGYLLHQYGDAVPPSVTAAESEEPDETDEPDEGDA is encoded by the coding sequence GTGGATGCGTACGGCATACCCGACTCATCGATCCTGTCTCCGCTCACCGAGCCGGAACTCGCCGTGTATTCCTATGCGGTCGGCCAAGCGGACATAGGGGCCGGCGAGTCGCTGCCCCTGGACGGCTTCTCCGGTGCCGAGCTGGCCGCGGCCGTCGAGAGCCTGAAGCGGCGCAGGCTGCTGCTGCCGGTGCAGGGCGCCGAGGGCCGCTATGTCGCGGCCCCGCCCGACGCCGCCGCCGAGGAACTCGTCCAGCCCGTCATGCACCGCGCCTTACTGCTGCGGGCCGCTGCGGACCGGCTGCGCGACACCCTCTCCCCGGTGTACGACAGCGGCCTCGAACGCCGCCTGCGACGGCCGCTGTTCGAGCAGCTGCACGACGTCGCGGCCGTGCGCGAGCAGCTCAACCGGTTCGCCGCCGAGGCCCGGTCCGAGGTGCTCAGCTCCCAGCCGGGCGGCGGCCGCAACGAGGAAGTGCTGCGCGAGGCCATCACCCGCGACGAGGCCCTGCTGCGCCGGGGCGTGCGGATGCGGACGCTGTACCAGCACACCGCGCAGTTCAGCGAGAGCACCGTCGCCTACGTCGAGATGACCACGCGGCTCGGAGCCGAAGTGCGCACGCTGGGCGACGGGTTCATGCGGATGATCGCCTTCGACGACGAGATCGCGGTGATCGAGCAGAAGGGCAACCCGGGCGGCGCGCTGGTGATCCGGGAGCCCAGCGTGGTGGCGTTCCTGGTGTCGGCGTTCCAGCTCCTGTGGGGACAGGGCGAGCCGTTCCCCGTCAACCGCGGACGCGACCAGGCAATCCACACCTCCGACAAGACGAAGGAGGACATCATCCGCCTCCTCGTCCTCGGTGAGCCGGACAAGGTGATCGCCCGTCGTATGGGCATGTCGGTCCGGACCTGTCAGCGTCACATCGCCAAGATCATGGAACGCATCGGCGCGCGGAGCCGCGTCCACGCCGGCTATCTGCTGCACCAGTACGGCGACGCGGTCCCGCCGTCGGTGACCGCGGCCGAGTCCGAAGAGCCGGACGAGACCGACGAGCCGGACGAGGGCGACGCGTAG
- a CDS encoding iron-containing redox enzyme family protein, producing MTATRMELRTDVAEKRVLDLAESVYRHAALNNAFYDLWQSTELPADQVETVARNFYAQVSPTVNRLALVFLRMSPDDLVARAETIENLNDEMGGGDPKKVHTVLLKSFFSALLSRIRGRQVDFDDIDPTVLPATQRLVDEGAKLFGHENVKVGCGALLAQEWHAYAQLVRLYEGARNYMHHFALEEFHEHCEFFYLHIGATEKEHKLHAVSSSAALCRTEEDLAALEQGFTGYLDLLAGFWNELADAVSAEPRP from the coding sequence ATGACCGCCACCCGAATGGAGCTGCGTACAGATGTCGCCGAGAAGCGCGTACTGGACCTCGCGGAATCCGTGTACCGCCACGCGGCTCTGAACAACGCCTTCTACGACCTGTGGCAGTCCACCGAACTGCCCGCCGACCAGGTGGAGACGGTGGCCCGCAACTTCTACGCGCAGGTCTCCCCCACGGTGAACAGGCTCGCCCTGGTCTTCCTCCGGATGTCGCCGGACGACCTGGTGGCTCGCGCAGAGACGATCGAGAACCTGAACGACGAGATGGGCGGGGGCGACCCGAAGAAGGTCCACACCGTCCTGCTGAAGAGCTTCTTCTCCGCCCTGCTGTCCCGCATCCGCGGCCGTCAGGTCGACTTCGACGACATCGACCCCACCGTGCTGCCCGCCACCCAGCGCCTGGTCGACGAGGGCGCGAAGCTCTTCGGACACGAGAACGTCAAGGTCGGCTGCGGCGCGCTGCTGGCCCAGGAGTGGCACGCCTACGCCCAGCTCGTCCGCCTCTACGAGGGTGCCCGCAACTACATGCACCACTTCGCCCTGGAGGAGTTCCACGAGCACTGCGAGTTCTTCTACCTGCACATCGGCGCGACCGAGAAGGAGCACAAGCTGCACGCGGTCTCCAGCTCGGCGGCGCTGTGCCGGACCGAGGAGGACCTCGCGGCCCTGGAGCAGGGGTTCACCGGTTACCTGGACCTGCTCGCCGGCTTCTGGAACGAGCTGGCGGACGCCGTGAGCGCAGAGCCGCGCCCGTGA
- a CDS encoding MFS transporter, whose translation MSRSSAEQRRRVPWRRGAPGEPGGVERYRRLLTVPGLRTTLVLGLLVKLPVIAIPMVLSLQVSLGLGRSLSSAGVVTGAWMLGVMAGAPLVGWAVDRAGLRPVLVLSAAAQAVFWAVAAGLSHPALVAGALVSGVLLVPGSTVTRFVISADVPPEHQQAGFALDAVTSQLSYLAGPALGAVLATQTSTTTAAWGLGCVLVLGLATFAVRARAGEAVPDTADGGPGTRASAPGTAPATGKTELVARLLPMLICGFAAGLVSSGFELSLLGVMREQGEVHWVGLLITACGVYAVAGGVLYGALPATLSPVAPVLLLGLATVPLGLVPDWRFLLAAVLPAAMLSAASFAATATACGRLATAHTRGRTVGLYGAVVAGGNAAGAPLAGLTGAAGGPATGFLAVGSTAIVLALLAWLLRFTRVSSLRPLVSQEG comes from the coding sequence GTGTCGCGGTCTTCGGCTGAGCAGCGGCGCCGGGTGCCCTGGCGCCGGGGCGCGCCGGGCGAGCCGGGCGGGGTGGAGCGCTACCGGCGGCTGCTGACGGTGCCCGGTCTGCGCACCACCCTGGTTCTCGGCCTGCTCGTCAAGCTTCCGGTCATCGCCATCCCGATGGTGCTGTCCCTGCAGGTGTCGCTGGGTCTGGGGCGGAGCCTGAGTTCCGCCGGCGTGGTGACCGGGGCGTGGATGCTCGGGGTGATGGCGGGCGCGCCGCTGGTGGGGTGGGCCGTCGACCGGGCCGGGCTGCGGCCCGTGCTCGTGCTCAGCGCCGCCGCGCAGGCCGTCTTCTGGGCGGTGGCGGCCGGGCTGTCCCATCCGGCGCTGGTGGCCGGTGCGCTGGTGTCGGGCGTGCTGCTGGTGCCCGGCTCGACCGTGACCCGGTTCGTGATCTCCGCCGACGTGCCGCCGGAGCACCAGCAGGCGGGCTTCGCCCTGGACGCGGTGACCAGTCAGCTCTCGTATCTGGCCGGTCCCGCGCTGGGTGCCGTGCTGGCGACGCAGACGTCCACCACCACCGCCGCGTGGGGCCTGGGGTGTGTGCTGGTGCTCGGTCTCGCCACCTTCGCCGTACGCGCGCGGGCCGGCGAAGCCGTGCCGGACACCGCGGACGGCGGTCCGGGCACCCGCGCCTCCGCGCCCGGAACGGCCCCGGCCACCGGCAAGACCGAACTCGTCGCGCGCTTGCTGCCCATGCTGATCTGCGGCTTCGCGGCCGGGCTGGTGTCCTCCGGGTTCGAGCTGTCCCTGCTCGGCGTGATGCGCGAGCAGGGCGAGGTGCACTGGGTCGGACTGCTCATCACGGCCTGCGGGGTGTACGCGGTGGCCGGCGGGGTGCTGTACGGCGCGCTGCCGGCCACGCTGTCACCGGTGGCGCCGGTGCTGCTGCTGGGGCTGGCCACGGTGCCGCTGGGGCTCGTACCGGACTGGCGGTTCCTGCTCGCCGCCGTTCTGCCGGCGGCGATGCTGTCCGCGGCCTCCTTCGCGGCGACCGCCACGGCGTGCGGCCGGCTCGCGACGGCACACACCCGTGGTCGCACGGTCGGCCTGTACGGCGCCGTGGTGGCAGGGGGCAATGCCGCGGGCGCCCCGCTGGCCGGGCTCACGGGCGCGGCGGGCGGCCCGGCCACCGGGTTCCTCGCGGTGGGCTCGACGGCGATCGTCCTCGCGCTGCTGGCGTGGCTCCTGCGCTTCACACGCGTGTCCTCCCTCCGTCCGCTCGTCTCGCAGGAAGGCTGA
- a CDS encoding nitroreductase family protein, whose protein sequence is MDIITAVLTRRSASALGAPAPGDEEFRYLLKGAATAPDHGRLRPWRWILVRGDGLTAVADCLADEDPAADREQLVSSVVRAPLKAMLVFTPHVGHRIPEWEQLAAASTMTYSLMLLLHGRGYSSKWRTGRLCTSEALRVRLGLAEQERLLGALDIGTPDPSAVPSARRAPMDVSDRVAVFG, encoded by the coding sequence GTGGACATCATCACGGCCGTGCTCACACGTCGCAGCGCTTCCGCGCTGGGCGCTCCCGCGCCGGGCGACGAGGAGTTCCGCTACCTGCTCAAGGGCGCCGCGACCGCGCCCGACCACGGGCGGCTGCGCCCGTGGCGCTGGATCCTGGTGCGCGGCGACGGCCTCACCGCGGTCGCCGACTGCCTCGCCGACGAGGACCCGGCCGCCGACCGTGAGCAGCTCGTCTCCTCCGTCGTGCGCGCCCCGCTGAAGGCCATGCTGGTCTTCACCCCGCACGTCGGCCACCGCATCCCGGAGTGGGAACAGCTCGCGGCCGCCAGCACCATGACGTACAGCCTGATGCTCCTGCTGCACGGCCGGGGCTACAGCAGCAAGTGGCGCACCGGCCGCCTGTGCACCTCCGAGGCCCTGCGGGTCCGGCTGGGGCTGGCCGAGCAGGAACGGCTGCTCGGCGCGCTGGACATCGGCACGCCCGACCCGTCGGCGGTGCCGTCGGCGCGGCGTGCGCCCATGGACGTCAGCGACCGTGTCGCGGTCTTCGGCTGA
- a CDS encoding ATP-grasp domain-containing protein: MPDSPLVAVVDSYGLSKVLVDEFRKRGTSVVRVQSTPEVPAAYRGPFDLSDYVANIVHQGDLTATVAAVAAHSPTAVVAGGEIGVELADALSEALGLPTNGTALSAARRDKYVMIETIRQAGVTGARQRLVRTEQDVREWHRSVGGRIVVKPLRSAAGDGIAFCDSPDESAAAVARIVGSENVFSMPNTAAVAQEYLRGTEYMVNTVSRDGRHRVCEIWRTTRITANGVADLSDTVYLMPRHGAAQEQLTAYAGQVLDALGIRHGPAHVEIKLTNSGPVLVEAGARIGGANLPHYAQIARGQSQLDWTVEAYLRPEHFLAHHRDDDPLQLHCAFVGLVSPYAGTLRAYRGLDALRDLESFHEMRVAVTPGGRIRRTVDDLSYPAVVVLMHESEETVLRDANTIRYLDGPSFYDVEPVTTHDTAGDRR, from the coding sequence ATGCCCGACTCCCCTCTTGTCGCCGTCGTCGACTCCTATGGACTGTCCAAGGTGCTGGTCGACGAGTTCCGCAAGCGCGGCACGTCCGTGGTGCGGGTACAGAGCACTCCGGAGGTGCCCGCGGCCTACCGCGGGCCGTTCGACCTGTCGGACTACGTGGCGAACATCGTCCACCAGGGCGATCTCACGGCCACGGTGGCGGCCGTCGCGGCGCACTCGCCCACGGCGGTGGTGGCCGGCGGGGAGATCGGTGTCGAACTGGCCGACGCGCTGAGCGAGGCACTCGGCCTGCCCACCAACGGCACCGCCCTCAGCGCCGCGCGGCGCGACAAGTACGTCATGATCGAGACGATCAGACAGGCGGGCGTGACCGGTGCCCGGCAGCGGCTCGTGCGGACCGAACAGGACGTGCGGGAGTGGCACCGGTCCGTCGGCGGCCGGATCGTCGTCAAGCCGCTGCGGAGCGCGGCCGGCGACGGCATCGCCTTCTGCGACAGCCCGGACGAGTCCGCGGCCGCCGTGGCGCGGATCGTCGGCAGCGAGAACGTCTTCTCGATGCCCAACACGGCCGCCGTCGCCCAGGAGTACCTGCGCGGCACCGAGTACATGGTGAACACGGTGAGCCGGGACGGCAGGCACCGCGTCTGCGAGATCTGGCGCACCACCCGCATCACCGCCAACGGTGTGGCCGACCTGTCGGACACGGTGTACCTCATGCCACGTCACGGCGCGGCGCAGGAGCAACTCACGGCGTACGCCGGTCAGGTGCTGGACGCGCTCGGCATCCGGCACGGTCCCGCGCACGTCGAGATCAAGCTGACGAACTCCGGGCCGGTCCTGGTGGAAGCCGGCGCCCGCATCGGCGGCGCCAACCTCCCGCACTACGCGCAGATCGCGCGCGGGCAGTCGCAGCTCGACTGGACGGTCGAGGCGTACCTGCGGCCCGAGCACTTCCTCGCCCACCACCGCGACGACGACCCGCTGCAGCTGCACTGCGCCTTCGTGGGGCTGGTCTCGCCGTACGCCGGAACGCTCCGCGCCTACCGCGGCCTGGACGCGCTGCGCGATCTGGAGAGCTTCCACGAGATGCGGGTCGCGGTCACCCCGGGCGGACGCATCCGGCGCACGGTGGACGACCTCAGTTATCCGGCGGTCGTCGTCCTCATGCACGAGAGCGAGGAGACCGTGCTGCGGGACGCCAACACCATTCGCTACCTGGACGGCCCGTCGTTCTACGACGTGGAGCCCGTCACCACACACGACACCGCAGGGGACCGCCGATGA
- a CDS encoding ATP-grasp domain-containing protein yields the protein MTAVPRSVVAIVDPLRAGTKLGQLFNGLGHRCVAVLTEESDSEFWRASFRPEDFLLTLHEADGMDAVLRGLGEYDVACVVPGGESGVALADRLTPHFPGIPAMAPGTAHARRDKYHMAEALLSRGLAAIPHCRTSDAATAVEWYRTRTDGRAVVKPLAGTSAEGVRFCASEEDVRGAFAELRGTVSLFGQVNDELLVQQDIVHSGGVEYTVNSVSSRGEHHVTDVWRMRRQMVDATAVCVYSDLVHPDEPEYEQLESYLRDVLSALGVDNGTAHSEIMLTSGGPVLIETGARVEGACDPGAVLTVCGRSQNSLLPLSYFDPEGFRHATRRPRPEPRLHARHVYLLSPAEGKVVRPPDLSGIRALPSFYGMDTTLDTVPLLERTVNLATCPGNLYLVSPSRERIEEDYAALRRLEPDLYSGMLTD from the coding sequence GTGACCGCCGTCCCCCGTTCCGTCGTCGCCATCGTCGATCCGCTGCGCGCCGGAACCAAGCTGGGTCAGCTCTTCAACGGCCTGGGGCACCGCTGTGTCGCCGTTCTGACCGAGGAGAGCGACTCGGAGTTCTGGCGGGCCTCCTTCCGCCCGGAGGACTTCCTGCTCACGCTGCACGAGGCGGACGGCATGGACGCCGTGCTGCGGGGCCTCGGGGAGTACGACGTGGCCTGTGTCGTGCCCGGCGGCGAGTCGGGCGTGGCCCTCGCCGACCGGCTGACCCCGCACTTCCCCGGGATCCCGGCGATGGCACCGGGGACCGCCCACGCCCGGCGCGACAAGTACCACATGGCGGAGGCCCTGCTGAGCCGTGGCCTCGCCGCCATCCCGCACTGCCGTACCTCCGACGCCGCGACCGCCGTGGAGTGGTATCGCACGCGCACCGACGGCCGTGCGGTGGTCAAGCCCCTGGCCGGCACCTCGGCCGAGGGCGTGCGGTTCTGCGCCTCGGAGGAGGACGTGCGCGGTGCGTTCGCCGAACTGCGCGGTACGGTCAGCCTGTTCGGGCAGGTCAACGACGAGCTGCTGGTCCAGCAGGACATCGTCCACAGCGGCGGGGTCGAGTACACCGTCAACTCGGTGAGCTCGCGGGGCGAGCACCACGTGACCGATGTGTGGCGGATGCGGCGGCAGATGGTCGACGCCACCGCCGTGTGCGTGTACTCCGACCTCGTCCACCCGGACGAACCGGAGTACGAACAGCTCGAGTCCTATCTGCGGGACGTCCTGTCGGCCCTCGGCGTCGACAACGGCACCGCGCACAGCGAGATCATGCTGACTTCCGGCGGGCCGGTGCTCATCGAGACCGGTGCGCGTGTCGAGGGCGCCTGCGACCCCGGTGCCGTGCTCACGGTGTGCGGACGCAGCCAGAACTCCCTGCTCCCGCTGAGCTACTTCGACCCCGAGGGCTTCCGGCACGCGACCCGCCGGCCCCGGCCGGAGCCCCGGCTGCACGCCCGGCACGTCTATCTGCTCAGCCCCGCCGAGGGCAAGGTGGTCCGCCCGCCCGACCTGAGCGGTATCCGTGCCCTGCCCTCCTTCTACGGCATGGACACGACCCTGGACACCGTTCCCCTCCTCGAACGCACCGTCAATCTGGCGACGTGTCCGGGCAATCTCTACCTGGTCTCGCCGAGCCGGGAGCGCATCGAGGAGGACTACGCGGCGCTGCGCCGCCTGGAGCCGGACCTGTACTCCGGCATGCTCACCGACTGA